One window from the genome of Alnus glutinosa chromosome 13, dhAlnGlut1.1, whole genome shotgun sequence encodes:
- the LOC133854578 gene encoding geraniol 8-hydroxylase-like, with the protein MDFLSCILWLCLIWILIKTFHMIPRSKATHSKLPPGPKPFRVIGNLLELGEKPHKSLSKLAKAHGPIMSLKLGKVTTIVISSADIAKEVLQTHDRLLADRTIPDAIRVYNSEEYSLPWIPISARWRNVRKICSGELFANRILDANEDIRHKKVQELLAETHQCGLTGEAVDIGKAVFKTTLNLLSNTIFSVDLAGKDSDKAGALKELIWNVMKEAANPNLADFFPVLKKVDPQGIRRRMAGHARMIMDLFDGMINQRLQLRKLSDSITDSDFLDILLSISEEKSEEIDRTTSTPG; encoded by the coding sequence ATGGATTTCTTGAGCTGTATACTATGGCTTTGCCTCATCTGGATCTTGATCAAAACCTTCCATATGATTCCCAGAAGCAAAGCAACTCACAGCAAGCTTCCACCTGGTCCAAAACCTTTTCGGGTCATCGGAAACCTCTTAGAACTCGGTGAAAAACCCCACAAGTCCTTATCCAAGCTTGCCAAAGCTCATGGCCCCATAATGAGCCTAAAACTAGGAAAAGTAACAACAATAGTAATCTCTTCGGCAGACATAGCCAAAGAAGTCCTCCAGACACATGACCGGCTCTTGGCCGACCGAACCATCCCGGACGCAATCCGAGTCTACAACAGCGAGGAGTACAGCTTGCCATGGATACCTATTTCCGCCCGGTGGAGGAACGTTCGGAAAATATGCAGTGGGGAGCTATTCGCCAACAGAATACTCGACGCTAACGAAGATATCCGGCACAAGAAAGTCCAAGAGCTCCTCGCTGAAACTCATCAGTGCGGCCTAACCGGTGAGGCAGTAGATATTGGGAAAGCAGTTTTCAAGACTACGCTTAATCTTTTATCAAACACCATTTTTTCAGTGGATTTAGCCGGAAAGGATTCTGACAAGGCCGGAGCGTTGAAGGAGCTCATCTGGAATGTCATGAAAGAGGCGGCGAATCCCAACTTGGCAGATTTTTTTCCTGTGTTGAAGAAGGTCGACCCTCAAGGCATAAGGCGGCGCATGGCAGGTCACGCTAGAATGATTATGGACCTCTTTGACGGAATGATCAACCAACGGTTGCAGTTGAGGAAACTCTCTGACTCTATCACGGACAGTGATTTTTTAGACATCCTTCTTAGCATCAGTGAAGAAAAAAGTGAGGAGATTGACAGGACTACATCTACTCCGGGTTAG